The Solanum pennellii chromosome 11, SPENNV200 genome contains a region encoding:
- the LOC107003169 gene encoding vacuolar protein sorting-associated protein 24 homolog 1-like: MEKVMNILKPKPNPQQILRDWQRRLRQECRNIERQIRDIQREEKNVQKAIKEAAKRNDMGSAKALAKEIVRSKKTVNRLYENKAQLNSISMHLGESVAIARTVGHLSKSAEVMKLVNNLMKAPEVAMTMQEFSKEMTKAGVMEEMVNDAVDSALDSEDMEEEIEEEVDKVLTAIAGETTAQLPEAVRKEKLKQPAQAVEDAEDDEEDLEELRARLAKVRS; the protein is encoded by the exons ATGGAGAAAGTAATGAATATATTGAAGCCGAAACCGAATCCTCAACAGATTTTGAGGGATTGGCAACGTCGGCTCCGGCAAGAGTGTCGGAATATTGAACGTCAAATTCGAG ATATACAAAGGGAGGAGAAGAATGTACAGAAAGCAATTAAAGAAGCAGCAAAGAGAAATGATATGGGTTCTGCCAAG GCACTTGCTAAAGAGATTGTGAGATCTAAAAAGACTGTGAACCGATTATACGAGAATAAGGCGCAGTTGAATTCAATATCCATGCACCTTGGAGAAAGTgttg CCATTGCTCGCACAGTGGGGCATTTGTCTAAGAGTGCTGAAGTCATGAAGCTCGTCAATAATCTTATGAAGGCTCCAGAAGTGGCTATGACAATGCAGGAGTTTAGTAAAGAAATGACCAAG GCTGGTGTCATGGAAGAAATGGTCAATGATGCGGTGGACAGTGCCCTGGATTCAGAAGACATGGAAGaggaaattgaagaagaagttgaCAAGGTCCTGACTGCAATTGCTGGTGAAACTACTGCACAACTACCTGAAGCAGTCCGAAAGGAGAAGTTAAAGCAACCCGCCCAGGCAGTGGAGGATGCAGAG GATGACGAAGAAGATTTAGAAGAACTAAGGGCACGTCTTGCTAAAGTTAGATCCTAa